The sequence GGGTCAGATTTACACTTTAGAGTTTTGGCAGTTTTGTGTATTGTGGTGGGAAGGTCTTAAGGAGAAAAGACAGGGAGGAGAGAAAGACCATGCCTTTTTTGGTGTTACATTTTCAATTTGTTGGAGTGTATTCATGCTGCTTTTCTGTCAAGCGTGTGGGATGGTAGCTACAAAAACACTgaagaagtagaaaaaaaaaaaaaaaaacacatgcagagCCTGAGCCAGTAACGCAGGCAGCAAACAGACAGAATATCCTTCACCAAACTTACTGCTGTTGTTTATACCATGTTGTTCTGCAAGCAGATTGGAACTGAATATTCTGGAATAAAGCTTTGCCTTATTCCCTGACACAACCAAAGATGATTTAAATTCATTTGCAAGATTCTCTGGATCTTTACATTTGTCAGTTATACAATCaggcatttaatatttaatatttacctaTTTAATAATAGGTAAATGgatagttttgattttttttaaaaagtacaataaaaataaataaaaattatgtcactGTAACAATTCAACCTTGCTAAGCTTGGcgttattttaaaaagacatgtaAACATATGGATATGAAGTTAGAATGTGGTATTACATAATAAACAGTGTTTGCATCACAGATGACGTCACTGCAATAGAACAGATGTGGCAGGTGAGTAATACAGATTTCTGGGTTATTCCTGGAAAACATGATGATACAAGAGGACTGATTTGGCTTAGTCTGAGTCATTGTCATTATTAATGGAGGATAGGTTTTGTCCACAGAGatgggtatttaaaaaaaaaattaaaaaaaaatcagtcaatcaatcaacatACCACTGCATCATATCTAACTTTATTTTTCCAAAACCAAATGTAAGAGATAGCTATATCAGAACAGAGGATTCATTGTTGAAAAAAAAGCCTTATAGATTTATAAGTACAAAATCGGATTTCTCCAGAGAgattttctcttttctgttcaagaaaaaagcacatataaatgcatattcacgctttatttacatttttaatttaaaatactgataGTAAATCTTTTCAGATGGACATAATCACAAAATTAACATGTGCAGCGAtcaagctttttattttaataagcatatAACGTATACAACTGATTGCTAATAGTTTCAggtaaatatataagtaaattaattcgttaaatttaaaaaaaaaaaattaattgcttcGTAGGTTTCCCTGATGAGCGGTCAGTAGGCTACAGTGTTGAGACATCGTTATTCGAAAATTTGTGACACTGGATGCCGATATTAGCCAATTAGAAtcaaagtattaaaaatgtaaactaaatatttttcgtcctttaaagtacacacacatatataaacgtGAGGATAATGTTGCACAGCGAGAGTGACCTTGGTCAGAATTATGTATGTTCAAAATCGCGTGGGCAAAGCAAGCGTTCAATAGTTGTTTGAGAAAGTGTGGGCGCCCAGAGGGACAGAGCGGCTCTGTAGCTCAGTGCAACCAGTGCTGGCGGGGCTCAGACATTCAGCTGCGGCCGTTTCTGTCAATATCTGTTCTATCTGCTCTATTTCACCTCTGACAATCGCTGAAGGATCGATAGGTCTGAACAGGAGTTTGTCGCGAGCTTGATTTTCCCTCTTCGAGTTCAACCATATGAATTACTCCCGACGCGTCGCCATTTGGTTACTCGCGTTATCTGTACAAATTATACAGGCATGTGCGTATTGCGGTAGATTGGAGATGATATCCGTTTGGCTCCTGTTTTTAAAGCTGCTGGTAGGTATGAAAATACTGAAGCTTTGTGCATCTGTTGCATTCGTATCTGCTTGTGCGAACATCTGCATGCGCAAGGCACGAAGAGGGAATGATGCAGGAATTCGATGTGCTGCATTTGTACTGTACTGtgcagtgtatttaaaaaaagagttgTGATGCTGCGTTGTCTCCAGCCGACATTTCGTGATTGATTAGTTATGCATTTTATCTGCTTGCAGTGTCAGTGGTGCAgtgatacaaacacacactccgatTTTACACTAATCAAAGTCACTTCAGTATCATTTTCAAGAGagaagttaaagggataatttaccTTACTCACCATATTATGTTAtgtggaaaacaaaaagagatgttGAATGACATCAGCCGCCATTCACTTTAACTGAATAGTAGCAATATGCATtgcaagtgaatggtgactggGGCCGTTATTCCCTAACACatcttctttattttattcttctttctctgtgaactatccctttaatgtaacaGTCATACTTATTAGATAATATCTGATGACATCATTTTGCGCTCTGCATAATTCCACCTCTGGCAAAATGGATGTACTGTAATGTTCAgacattagaaatgtatttttcaaaaaggCAGGGGTTAATGGTGGTCACATCACCAGCAGGCATGCATAAAAGAACATCCCAACCACTCGATATGAgcaatggatttgtttctatCTCTCTCACTGGATAAACTCAGGCTGATAGCCATAAAAAACCTACCGCATGGTACTTTGATAAGGTTGGCTCTGACTAGTGAGCTGCTTCTACATGGCTCATAAACAGGACAGCCTCCTCAGATCCAGCATGTTGCCAAGCAaccactactttttttttttttttatcggggGATGCAAAACAGACTCTCTAAAATCATATAATGCCAATAAATTATGACTATGACAGTATCATATGGAATGGCATTATGATCATCCAAGCTTTATATTTTATGAGTGAAACACTGAAGCAGCACAGAGAAGGGGACGGCAAACTGCTAAgtgataaatgataaaacagaaatttaacatgattttatcTATAGTTCTTGTAACTAAATGCAGTCATCTCATTAGATTTTGGATTAGTACTTTCAAGAATAAAGTGTACTTCCTCAGAAGTGATCCCCTTCAATTTGTTTAAGCTTAGGGAGTTTTGTGATCACAACTTGCCATATATGTTTGTGATTTATATTAGAGCAGGGATTTTCAGACTGTTCATAGAGTTCTCCCTTAATAAACCCAGTTGAACTGAACCAATTGAATCCTAAATTCATCAGCATATTATAGCTTTCATTTGAAATTACCTACTTAAATCAGGGGTAAAATTGAAGAAGAATTCTCTTGAAGCCACATATTTTGTGGCTCTGAATTTCTTTGAGGTTTCTTAAACATACTGTAATGTAGATTTTCAGCCCACTTCGAGATTGCATGCTGCTAGAAAACACTTCTCATGGTTATTTGCTATCAAAGAGGTCCACCCACTTCTATCGCACAGCATGAATACAAGAATAGCTTGATCACTTACACTGTACAGTTCCACTAGAAACAGCTCAAGGTTCATTCTTCTTGCTCAGTGTTGTCTATATGAATTGCATCCAAAACTTTTCAAGAAGCaagacttggaaaaaaaaaatattgttagagTTTGACATGTTCAGTGATTTTAGTATTCCTAAGCTTGGTGTTCCTTTAATTCTAAACAGCTCTTTTCGATGTAACTTCCATAGAGAGCCACAGCTGGTGTGCGAAGGTCATATGAAAGTGAACTAAATGACGACAAAAGCACCTCTGTAAATCAGCAACAAAAAGAGCAGGAATACCTCTCTGAAACAGTCACCATGGAGACCAGCCAGTTTTCAGAAATGGCTGATCTAACAGACTGTAAAATGGATCCTGAGTTTACAGAGGACCAGACATGCCAATTCACTGAGGAGGTGAATGAATGTTTTGTCAGAGTGCCTTTCTCAGAGTGCCTGGATACCAAACAGAGCAACCCACAAGAAGATCTATGTGGGCAAGAAAACAAAGCCATAACTAATGAATGTGATAGCTCAGGTGAATCTGATGGAAGCAAAGACTCTCAAGAAGGTATTCTGGTCAAGGTCAACAAACAAAATGACCCAGACAGCAGAGAATATTTGGCCTTTGAGTCTAATGAAGACCCTCTCCTGAATGACAAACCAGAAGAAGAAATGGAAATCAACAATTTGGATGATGCCCAGGAGGAAGAACGTGATGAACCTGAAGAGAGGGTGGAAGCTCAAGACAATTCCGTTCTGGAAGCACAAGAAGGATCTGTGCTGGAAATACAAGAAGAATCTGTGCTGAAAGAACAAGAAGAATCTGTGCTGGAAATACAAGAAGAATCTGTGCTGAAAGAACAAGAAGAATCTGTGCTGGAAATACAAGAAGAATCTGTGCTGGAAATACAAAAAGAATCTGTGCTGGAAATACAAGAAGAATTTGTGCTGGAAATACAAAAAGAATCTTTGCTGGAAATACAAAAAGAATCTGTGCTGAAAGAACGAGATGGATCTGTGCTGAAAGCACAAGAAGAAACTGAGCTGGAAGTACGAGAAGAATCTGTGCtggaaaaacaagaagaaactgAGCTGGAAGAACAAGAAGAATCTGTGCTGGAAATACAAGAAGAATCTGTGCTGGAAATACAAAAAGAATCTGTGCTGGAAGAACGAGATGGATCTGTGCTGAAAGCACAAGAAGAAACTGAGCTGGAAGTACGAGAAGAATCTGTGCtggaaaaacaagaagaaactgAGCTGGAAGAACGAGAAGAATCTGTGCtggaaaaacaagaagaaactgAGCTGGAAGAACAAAAAGAATCTGTGTTGGAAGTACAAGAAAAAGCTGTGCTGGGGCAGCAAATGAATGAGCTGGTGATTTCTGAAGTCCCATCTGAATCTTGTCTGGATATGGATCGAGATGACCTAAGTGACTGTCTGCTTGTGGAAATGGCCATCATTTCATCAGACAGTGATGTTGAGGAGCCGTGGAGGTCTTTAGTTCCATCAGCTGTTGATAAAGAAGAGATTGAAGAGAACAGTGATATCTTGGGTATGGATGAAGCAGAGGTAAACTCGGATGACCATGCAAGGCAGGAAGACAATGAGGTGATTGACAGCAATGCTGAACTTGAAGAAGAAGCTCTGGCTTTGAACATTAATGAAAGTGAGATTCTAGAACAACCAGAGTGTCCCACTGAATGTGAGCTGCAAGATATTTCTTTGGAGTCCTCTGCCCATTACTGTAGTTTAACAAAGATCGCAGAGGATGAGGAAGAGCTTGGTAAAACCTCAAAGCACAGCCTTCAGCGCCTGTCTTGTTCAACTTCAGAGCTTGACAAAAAGATACCAAAAGACTTCTGCGTGGTTCAGGAAATAAAAAGCGAGAATGTCAGCACGGAGCACCTGGATTTCAGGGTGGCTCGCAAGCAGTGGCAGAAGATGGAAGAGCAAACAAAGGGTCTGGTGCACCGGCCAGTAATGAGGCTGGCATCTTGCCAGGGTGGACACAGCTTCATGTACACACCTGTCCGCAACATTGGTCGCCCCAGAAGAGACCCTGACATTGAGACTCTTGGTCTGGGGGATTACCAGTACACTCAATTCAGCCCCTGTTCAGAGGACTCTGGTCTAGATGACACAAGCTACAGGTCTCCTTATGATGAGCCAGAAACTCCAGTGGAGAGGGAGATCCGTGAAGCTCTCGAGCGAGAGGAGAATTTCAAACGAGAAAGAGCAATGGCAAAGATGTCTGTTGGTGACACTATGCAAGTTAAAGCCAGGCCTGGTGTTCTTCACCAAAGCAGGTCAGAGCCTGGAGATAAAGGACAGATGTTTGACACTCTAGAGGACAGAAGCAGATCTCAGAGGTCTCTTAGTGCAAAGACTCCAACTTTGTCCGTCACTGGTACATCTGGAAGAAGACCCTCATACCATGAAATGATCGCCAACAATGTCATTATACTTGAGCCGGATTCGTACCCCACCAGCCCACGGAGCCGAGGAAAAGGTGGGATGCTTTCTCCAGAGGTAAGCAGCTTCCAAGAATGGCCATCAGACATGAATAATGTCATTATCCTGGAGACATCAAATCTCATCATTCGAAGTGCCTCAGAATTCTGCCTGAGCTCTGCATGTCAAGAGACACAAGAGAGCACCTTTCAGAACAACCCCTTCTTCAAACTGCGCTCCCACAGCACCCAGTCTCTGGTGGATCAGGAGATCAAGCTGGTGAGGCAAAGAGAAGAAGAGCTTAGAAGGCAGAGAGCACAACTATATGTAAAGGAGAGATACGACACAGTCCTCGTGTCCCCCAGCCAACAGCAGAATTTCACTTATGAGAAACCAGGTACCACATTTAGCAACTATTAGAGCAGGGCTGTCCAAagtcggtcctggagggccactgtcctgcagagtttagctccaacttgcctcaacacacctgcctgggaagtttctagtatgcctagtaagacctagattagctggttcaagtgtgtttaatagGGGTTGGGGAAAATCTGCAGGACAGGGGCCtacaggagcaggattggacacccctgcacTAGAGCATTTACTTCACTGATGTCATTACATAAAGATGTAGTTCAGTAAATGTCCATTCTTTTATGTGGGCACTTTACAGGAGTGGTGCCAGCAAAATCCAAGTCATCCCCCTCATCTCCATCAAAGACACGCAAAATGGATCGCTCCGCTTTGTCGTGCGACCACAAGGTACATTAAATTTAGGCATGCTATGATTTAAAGTTGCAGATTTTTGAACTGtacatatttttctgtttgtccTCTCATGTATCAAATTTAACTGTCATGAATTCCATTGCAGTGtatctttctgtttttcattcaCACGTGTTTGACATCTCATTGATCTGTGCCCATTTCACCTTGAAACTGGAAACTGCATGCAGTTTTACAGGTGAAGCTTTCTCATTTAGTTCCCTGAGGCACCTTACCCTCGAGTCAGACGGAAGAGTGCCCTGGCCCAGAGGTGGGAAGCAGGTATCTTTGCCAATCATCAGCAACAAGACTGAGTGATTTGCCTATATGAAGCATCAAAGCACAAATCAAGTTTCCATTACAGTATAAGCATGTGCAAGtagttttagagtaaaacattCATTACTAATACAAACCTTGAACTTAATAGGTGagaaaaaatattcacaattgaTGTcataccttttttaattttttgaatgctAGTATTTTCACTCTGAATTTTATCCTGGAAACACTTTTGTATTATTGCAGAAGAAGAATTTATAGAGTAACGTAATCCTAAATTGCACTATGTACAAAAATGATGCCAAACATTGAGAAATTTATTACTCTAATTTCCCATTAGATAACATGTTATATTAACCATACAGTGAAGAGCAGaagcaaataaaatacatttgtcttTGATTTAATCTGATCAAAAGTGCAATTTAAAACCAGAGAAGACCACTGCTTGGAATGTCTAACAGAGTATATTGTGGATGTAGCTTCCAGAGGTGTTACAATAAAAGTAGCTGGCTTCTGTACAATAATTACATTGTGagccttttaaatgttttatgctttGATTGTCTGGATATAATGTGAACATTTATTCTTCTGTGAAACTAATTTAAAAGATCTGtgaattttaattcataatattcaTGTTTGAAATGTCTTAATAGATATGATTCTtccttgcaggatgttttcaatGCAAAATACTGATCAAACCTTGAATAAAATGAAACTTAATAACTTGTCTTGCTCTATAAATAATTAGGTCTTCATTCCAATTTCTGTAGTGCCATATGATTCATATGTTGGTTATATGTCCCCTATGGAGGCGAGCAGTGAGATACAGAATGCTGAGTTTCCGAGCACAAAAACAGCAAGGACAGCCACTCTAAACTTAGTATCCTGTGGAAGCAAAAATAAGAGCATTTGGTTAAGATGCTTAGAAGAATCTTCATTTTGAGCCTTATTGAAGGCCTTGATGGTAAGTTTTTGCTGTGTATTGCAATAcctaatttttttatgattaatattacAGGAACAGtccaccccaaaaataaaatatgtttttgctttGTTGCTTTGTtggaagaaatttagcattacatcatatGACTatcaatggatcttctgcagtgaatgggtgctgtcacaGTGTCACAAAGTCTAatcggctgataaaaacatcacaataatccacaggtaatACTCATGACTCCAGTGTCCAGTCACTTAAATGAACATCTTGTGAACTGAAAGCTGtatgcttgtaagaaacaaatatatcaaaaatacatttttaacttcaaattgttgCTTTTGGATAAAATATGAGtgctctatccataatattgctttcttcagtgaaaaagttgtctagtttcaatcaggagagaaatatgaatAAATCAAGCACCATTTTGAAGTGAAGACAGTTCCAAACAAACATGCTGATGGATTTTGAGCGGATggacattattatggattatggactggtattttggccagaaatgacagattaaagttaaaatgcctcaatgttggatttctttcttacaaaaaACTCACAGCTTTTTGATTATCAGGAcagtaattgatggactggaatcattacttgtgaattattgtgatgtttttatcagctgttctaacggcacccattcactgcagaggatccattggtgagcaagtgatataatgctaaatttctccaaatctgttcagatgaagaaacaaactcatctaattCTTGGATGACTCAACTTATCaatcaacttttgattttttttttggtgaactgttcctttaatgttttCATCTTTACCATTATGTTTGAGTAAAGTGTAATAACTTACCCAGGAAACATCCTCAGAAGTGGCTGAGAGAACTGGAAGTTCATCTTCCTTTCCACTCCCTGCTGAAACAAGAGATATTGctaaacaatacaatacaatattttgaaCAACATATTTTGCTTCATTTCACTCTCAGTTTGAATCatcttgtaatttatttctgaaccACAGGCAGAGGGAACGTGACTCAGTAGGCACAGTGTACTCCCAGCTGAATCAGATGGGAACTTGTCACTTATGAaccaaaaacttttaaacaaatacaattaaaatacagttaaatgagGTTAAACTGCTTTTGCAGtctttcaaatgaaaaataagaatGAGATACATACAAACCTTTTGTAATAACATTATGCTTGTGAAGTTTTAACACAAGCTTTAACACAATGGTCCAAACCACAAAAGCAGAGAGAACCCCTGTGGTCCAAGGATAAGGCAGCAAAAGAGACTGTTGCCTTATTCCAAAAAACATGGAAaccactgaaataataataataaagttatatgatatttaaatctttaatctagatttaatttTCTAAACAGCAAAATTACAAAGTGCAAATTCACCAGCTATAATTTCAGCAGCATTTCCAACACCCCAGTGCAACCAGTTGAAAATCCAtcgcctgagaaaaaaaaatgattgtccTGTGTTAAGTTCTCTCCAGATGTTATTCAGTTTCAAATATGTAAGCAGAGGAGGTTAAAACTACCAGTTTGCATATTCAAGTTAACTGAGGAGTCATTACCGTGAGGAATCTGGAGCTGGTCTGAATGCAGCCATTATAGGCTGACAGAAAGCGAGAATCATAACAGTGCAGCCGAGGTATGGATGAACACCAGCTCTCTGCACAGAACCAGTGTCGTTACAGTATtgttatctaaaactaaaactgttacaAAACTATTTTTGATCATTGAAATAAAGTAGAAATATTAGAATTAGGattagaaatgttgccctggGCAAGTACTAAACTAAAACTCCAGTGTACTGTAAACGTGTACTAAAGCTATATATA is a genomic window of Cyprinus carpio isolate SPL01 chromosome B2, ASM1834038v1, whole genome shotgun sequence containing:
- the LOC109107998 gene encoding trichohyalin-like isoform X3 — encoded protein: MNYSRRVAIWLLALSVQIIQACAYCGRLEMISVWLLFLKLLRATAGVRRSYESELNDDKSTSVNQQQKEQEYLSETVTMETSQFSEMADLTDCKMDPEFTEDQTCQFTEEVNECFVRVPFSECLDTKQSNPQEDLCGQENKAITNECDSSGESDGSKDSQEGILVKVNKQNDPDSREYLAFESNEDPLLNDKPEEEMEINNLDDAQEEERDEPEERVEAQDNSVLEAQEGSVLEIQEESVLKEQEESVLEIQEESVLKEQEESVLEIQEESVLEIQKESVLEIQEEFVLEIQKESLLEIQKESVLKERDGSVLKAQEETELEVREESVLEKQEETELEEQEESVLEIQEESVLEIQKESVLEERDGSVLKAQEETELEVREESVLEKQEETELEEREESVLEKQEETELEEQKESVLEVQEKAVLGQQMNELVISEVPSESCLDMDRDDLSDCLLVEMAIISSDSDVEEPWRSLVPSAVDKEEIEENSDILGMDEAEVNSDDHARQEDNEVIDSNAELEEEALALNINESEILEQPECPTECELQDISLESSAHYCSLTKIAEDEEELGKTSKHSLQRLSCSTSELDKKIPKDFCVVQEIKSENVSTEHLDFRVARKQWQKMEEQTKGLVHRPVMRLASCQGGHSFMYTPVRNIGRPRRDPDIETLGLGDYQYTQFSPCSEDSGLDDTSYRSPYDEPETPVEREIREALEREENFKRERAMAKMSVGDTMQVKARPGVLHQSRSEPGDKGQMFDTLEDRSRSQRSLSAKTPTLSVTGTSGRRPSYHEMIANNVIILEPDSYPTSPRSRGKGGMLSPEVSSFQEWPSDMNNVIILETSNLIIRSASEFCLSSACQETQESTFQNNPFFKLRSHSTQSLVDQEIKLVRQREEELRRQRAQLYVKERYDTVLVSPSQQQNFTYEKPGVVPAKSKSSPSSPSKTRKMDRSALSCDHKFPEAPYPRVRRKSALAQRWEAGIFANHQQQD
- the LOC109107998 gene encoding trichohyalin-like isoform X1; amino-acid sequence: MSVTGVTVLPLVDSHTFNQSCGLCHTHTHSHTLTHIHALRGRNKTFTVKAADLKAPLLTRATAGVRRSYESELNDDKSTSVNQQQKEQEYLSETVTMETSQFSEMADLTDCKMDPEFTEDQTCQFTEEVNECFVRVPFSECLDTKQSNPQEDLCGQENKAITNECDSSGESDGSKDSQEGILVKVNKQNDPDSREYLAFESNEDPLLNDKPEEEMEINNLDDAQEEERDEPEERVEAQDNSVLEAQEGSVLEIQEESVLKEQEESVLEIQEESVLKEQEESVLEIQEESVLEIQKESVLEIQEEFVLEIQKESLLEIQKESVLKERDGSVLKAQEETELEVREESVLEKQEETELEEQEESVLEIQEESVLEIQKESVLEERDGSVLKAQEETELEVREESVLEKQEETELEEREESVLEKQEETELEEQKESVLEVQEKAVLGQQMNELVISEVPSESCLDMDRDDLSDCLLVEMAIISSDSDVEEPWRSLVPSAVDKEEIEENSDILGMDEAEVNSDDHARQEDNEVIDSNAELEEEALALNINESEILEQPECPTECELQDISLESSAHYCSLTKIAEDEEELGKTSKHSLQRLSCSTSELDKKIPKDFCVVQEIKSENVSTEHLDFRVARKQWQKMEEQTKGLVHRPVMRLASCQGGHSFMYTPVRNIGRPRRDPDIETLGLGDYQYTQFSPCSEDSGLDDTSYRSPYDEPETPVEREIREALEREENFKRERAMAKMSVGDTMQVKARPGVLHQSRSEPGDKGQMFDTLEDRSRSQRSLSAKTPTLSVTGTSGRRPSYHEMIANNVIILEPDSYPTSPRSRGKGGMLSPEVSSFQEWPSDMNNVIILETSNLIIRSASEFCLSSACQETQESTFQNNPFFKLRSHSTQSLVDQEIKLVRQREEELRRQRAQLYVKERYDTVLVSPSQQQNFTYEKPGVVPAKSKSSPSSPSKTRKMDRSALSCDHKFPEAPYPRVRRKSALAQRWEAGIFANHQQQD
- the LOC109107998 gene encoding trichohyalin-like isoform X2, producing the protein MSVTGVTVLPLVDSHTFNQSCGLCHTHTHSHTLTHIHALRGRNKTFTVKAADLKAPLLTRATAGVRRSYESELNDDKSTSVNQQQKEQEYLSETVTMETSQFSEMADLTDCKMDPEFTEDQTCQFTEEVNECFVRVPFSECLDTKQSNPQEDLCGQENKAITNECDSSGESDGSKDSQEGILVKVNKQNDPDSREYLAFESNEDPLLNDKPEEEMEINNLDDAQEEERDEPEERVEAQDNSVLEAQEGSVLEIQEESVLKEQEESVLEIQEESVLKEQEESVLEIQEESVLEIQKESVLEIQEEFVLEIQKESLLEIQKESVLKERDGSVLKAQEETELEVREESVLEKQEETELEEQEESVLEIQEESVLEIQKESVLEERDGSVLKAQEETELEVREESVLEKQEETELEEREESVLEKQEETELEEQKESVLEVQEKAVLGQQMNELVISEVPSESCLDMDRDDLSDCLLVEMAIISSDSDVEEPWRSLVPSAVDKEEIEENSDILGMDEAEVNSDDHARQEDNEVIDSNAELEEEALALNINESEILEQPECPTECELQDISLESSAHYCSLTKIAEDEEELGKTSKHSLQRLSCSTSELDKKIPKDFCVVQEIKSENVSTEHLDFRVARKQWQKMEEQTKGLVHRPVMRLASCQGGHSFMYTPVRNIGRPRRDPDIETLGLGDYQYTQFSPCSEDSGLDDTSYRSPYDEPETPVEREIREALEREENFKRERAMAKMSVGDTMQVKARPGVLHQSRSEPGDKGQMFDTLEDRSRSQRSLSAKTPTLSVTGTSGRRPSYHEMIANNVIILEPDSYPTSPRSRGKGGMLSPEVSSFQEWPSDMNNVIILETSNLIIRSASEFCLSSACQETQESTFQNNPFFKLRSHSTQSLVDQEIKLVRQREEELRRQRAQLYVKERYDTVLVSPSQQQNFTYEKPGVVPAKSKSSPSSPSKTRKMDRSALSCDHKFYR